The Panicum virgatum strain AP13 chromosome 3N, P.virgatum_v5, whole genome shotgun sequence genome includes the window CCAACGTCCAGGCAAGCACAGCAAAGCACCACCACGCGCGCGCACGCTTTCACGGTCACGGGCCGCCGCTCGGTTTCGGTTCACCACCGATCCATTCGCCGCCTTTCATCCGCAGACACGCGTACTCTGAATTACTAATTACTTTATTAGTAGCTATCACTACTACCCTCTGAGCCTCTGACGGGGTGGCGCCGTTTGTTCTTGTTTATGCATGCCTGATCCAAGTGATATACAGTTTTGTCACCTGGTTTAACTTGTCTTAGCCCTCGTTGACATTCAAGAGCGCGGCTGCAGGGTGAGGAGCAGAAGAAGCTCGATGTGCTGTCCAACGAGGTCTTTGTCAAGGCGCTCGTCAGCAGCGGCCGCACCGTAATGCACTCTCCTACACATCCGTACACGTTCCCATGTTTTCCCcattaaaaaaatcatcaacgcTTCAGTTCTGAACTCAGACATTCGCATGTTCCGGGGGGAACAAAAGCTTGCGCGCTGACTTTGGGCTTGTTGCGTGCAGTGCGTTCTTGTGTCTGAAGAGAACGAGGAGGCCATATTCGTCGACCCGGCACTCCGTGGGAAGTCAGTAATTGTTCTGACTTGTAGTTACACTCACGAGATCATACTGTTGTTGCTTTACCTGATTGTGACATGCACGGGTTTCCTACCTGCTCAGGTACTGCGTTTGTTTCGATCCGCTGGATGGCTCCTCCAACATCGACTGTGGTGTCTCCATCGGAACAGTATGTGTCGTTATCGCTCTCACTATTGTTCtgagattttttttcctctACTTGTGGGCTGTATTCTACTggtaagggggtgtttagttccaaaaaagtTTCTAccgtatccgtcacatcgaatatttaaacacatgcatgaagtattaaatgcagttgaaaaaaataactaattacacagtctaactgattatcacgagctgaatcttttaagcctaattagtctataattggacattatttgtcaagtaacaatgaaatatactacagtaccaaaattcaaactttttcaccgaCTAAACACACTCTAAGTGAGTCAAAAGAGGCTAGAAAGCAAAGGATGTACTCATCGATCTGAGTTCCAATGAAATGGACCATGTTTACCTTTCTGACGATACTATACTTTATCTGCAAGTGCAGACTTTAATTAGTCGATGCCCTACTCCACTAGTTAATAAGGACTTTTGTGGACTTTTTTTCCTGAAATGAAAAACTCTGTCGATTTTTTAAACTAGTTTTTTGCTACAAGTCATTACTTGTTACGTTCTGTTTGGTTCTACAGATCTTCGGGATTTACATGATCAAAGATAAGGATAATGTGACTTTGGGTGATGTGCTGCAACCTGGAACAAACATGCTTGCTGCTGGCTACTGCATGTACGGGAGTTCCTGCACGGTAATTATGTTTACTGAATCCATTTTACCTTGAGAGTATTTTTATTACTCTTCTTCCTGAATTGCTTGCTCTTATGAATTGAGATCCCTATGAATTATGGCAGCTTGTGTTGAGCACTGGGAATGGAGTCAATGGTTTCACTCTTGATCCTTCCCTTGGGGAGTTCATTCTGACTCATCCGAATATCAAGGttacaaaaaaataatatatttccCGAATAGAATGATCAtgtaaaataataaaaaaaactctATTTTTACAACTGTAACTTATGCTTCTTTTCTTGTGCAGATACCCAAGAAAGGGAAGATCTATTCTGTCAATGAAGGGAATGCTAAAAATTGGGATGTGCCTACAGAAAAGTATGTAGACCTTGTTTTGTTTACAGATATTGCAGTTTCTTAAGAAGTTGGCTAAATTTCCTGCCAACATTTCAGGTATGTGGAGAAATGCAAGTTTCCCCAGGATGGTTCATCGCCTAAATCATTGAGATATATTGGAAGGTACTCATTCTCAACCAATGCATGTCATCATTTCGCATTTTACTTTCTGTTGGTTATGAACTGCATGTATGTAGTTATTTGAGTACGGTTACTCTTTCTTTCGTCGAACTAAAATGGTTGAATTCTGCTGTTTTGGTCCTCTGAATGGTTCACAGCATGGTTGCTGATGTCCACCGTACCTTGCTATATGGAGGCATATTTTTGTACCCAGCAGACCAGAAGAGCCCAAACGGAAAACTCCGGTATACCAAAACTGACAATCTTTTTCTTAGTATATCTAGAACTGTAGTTCAAGAGCTTATAAAGATGCAAGTCGTAAACTTGGTTCTGTGGAATGACAGTGTTCTGTATGAAGTCTTCCCAATGTCATTCCTGATGGAACAAGCTGGAGGTCAAGCTTTCACAGGAAAACAGCGGGTGTGTTTCCAATCTTAATTTCAGATCCCAAATTCAAACTGAAAATCATTGATGCTACAAATAATACATCCTCCTGTAATATCGGTGCATTTTAATCTACAAGTTGAACTTAATGATAAAAGGCACCATGACCACATTTTTACCAATAGTTGGCATGCTATCCCTGAAAATGCTGCTCTGAAATTTATAATGCAGGCCCTTGAACTTGCTCCTACTAAGCTTCATGACAGATCCCCAATATTCCTTGGGAGCTACGATGATGTTGAGGAGATCAAAGCATTGTACGCTTCAGAGTCAAGCACTGCTTGATCTGTCTGTCTGAGTGCATCATTCTCCTGGGAGAAAATTGTAACTGTATTGATCAGTTATTTATGTTCTGTTCTTGCCTTCTTGGCCTTATAATGTAAAATATCCATACTATACGGACACAGTATAGGTCAATAAGCAACCGAGGCTTATGTTTCACATACATTTTACTTGCTATATATGTGATTCCTTGCTAAATCAAATCTGAACTGGAAACATATGAAGACATGTTTCGAAAGGTGGCAGGTGAGCTGCCGACTGTATTAAAAAGATGAAGACATGTGCGATTGTCCTTGGTTGCTACTTCTGGATTTCTTGTTCATCATGGGATATGTCATTGCCTCCAGCAATCCTTTAAATTGATCTACTGCATGGCAATCAGACTACTATACTGTCAAAAAGTATGAAATTTTCGGGGGAAACAATTGTTTATTGCTAAATTCAATGTTAAAGTAGGCAGTGATTTCCCTATATAAAAAGTGTGAGAAAGGCTGGATGGTGATTTTTCCTCAAAAGAAGTGAGAGAAAGGTTAGCTGGTAATTTTTCCTCATTAGAAGTGAGAGAAAGGCTGGTGGCAGCCAGCAGTGCGCATTGATTTGAtacataaaagaaattaaaagtaGGCAATAATCCAAATACGAGGTACACCCagaactttttttcttttgaggcaGCAACGGGGGGCAGAGAACGCCCACCTGAACTCAATTAAACATGGGGCCAAAGCCCAAGATGGTCTTACAAGTTACAACGCCGGCTCGGCACGTCAGAGTTACAGCAGGGGAAGGGTACACTAGATTCACGTTACATCCAAAAGAGGGTTACACCAGGTTTCAAGCGGTTCAATATTGAGACGGCGAGGTGCACGAGAGGCCCAAAGGCGCGCGTTCTCGCAGGTACACCCAGAACTGGGACCCAAATACCACGAGTGCACCAAGACATCCACCTAAAGAACCAGGTATGAATCCTGCTGTCTGCTGAAACTCTGTAGATGTCTACGTGAACAAGTGACTGCAAGTATGTAACCGGTTCTTATGTTTTTGTACCATCAGCAATATGGAGACATGCAGGCCAGAAGCAGGTCGACGAAACAACGAAATGATACActattaattttatttattcgtCCTGTAAGAAATGTAGAAGAGGAGTACATAGATCAAACCACACTGTGGACAAGTTCCAGAACACTAATAAAGAGCAAGATACACACTAAAATATCTGTGGAAAAAGATGATCAACAAGCATGACAACTCATGTGACTTGTCTGTTCATCAGATTCCAAATGTTGTGATGATATATGGTGCTTTTGCTTCAGATCGCATAAGATTCGGTAGGGAGAGGAAAGACAGGGGTCACGCACTACCGCCTCAAGGTCTGCATAATGTACTGCCCGTACAGATCCCTGCACAAAACACCAGAAATCATGTCAGTACCAATCCAAAGTTCCAGACTCCAACCCGGCCGTTATATGTCTACACATTTTTTCATGTCATCCTCCAAAAAGAGAGGAGCAAGTACTTACATGGAGTACTGGATGGCTtcgcgggcagcttcagcgggGAGGAACTCGTTGACGGCCACCTCCTTGTTCTCGTTCTTCTTGTCTGAAAGATTTGGACAAGAAACACAGTTGAACGGGGGCGTGCAGCGAGAATCAGAGAAGTTTAGCGATCATGGAGCAGTGAGACGGCGAGCATACAGTCTTCGAAGAAGCGCCGGATCTCCTGGAGGCGGTGAGGGGAGAGCTCGCTGATGTCGTTGTAGTGGCGGTACTCGGGATCGTCGGCGCAGACGGCTATGATCTTGTCGTCCTTCTCACCCTGTTCCTCCGACATTTTCGGTAGGACAGCAGGCAGTAAGATCGGTGCAGATACTTGCGACTTAAAATCGAATTGCACAGAGATGGAATCAGGGTAGAAATGATTCGTGTATTTCCCTACCTGATCTATCATAGGCATGAGGCCGATCGCCCGGGCCCGGAGGAAGGCGCCGGGAAGAACTGGTTCCTGGTTGCCAATGGCATGCagttgttagaatttttttaggaaaaaaaaagcGAACAACTCAGAGCACGATGGAGATTTGGGCATGTATATGCTAATCCTGGAAGAAATAATGAAGCCTGAGAGAGATCGACCGGCCTCACCTGCATGAGGACGAGGACGTCCATGGGGTCATTGTCCTCGCAGAGCGACCGGGGGATGAAGCCGTAGTTGTGCGGGTACACGACGGAGGAGTAGAGGACCCGGTCCACCTTGATGAGCCCCGTCTTCTTGTCCAGCTCGTACTTGACCTTGCTCCCCTTGGTGATCTCCACGACCTGCTCATCGAAGAACGATCACGGATCAGTCAGCCCATCATGCTCCAGGATGGTTGCAACAAATTTGGCTGGCTCGGCTGCGGAGAAACGGGATCCGGATGCTTACCACGTTGAAGACCGCCGGAGCTTcaggacctgcaggaaggaacGCGCGCACCGGTCAGCCAGTCGATCTTGATCCTCGgattaggaaaaaaaaaagatctgcCACGCCTCGTGTATCTTGCAGCaacgaggaggaagagatcggCGATGAGAGATTGAGAGGGGCAATGGGCTCACCGATCTCGAGGTCGTGCCAGGGGTGCGCGGCGACGGACCTCCGCGACAGCGAGGAGAGGATCCGCTCGTTGAGCCGCGGCGCCCGGCGCTTCGGCTCCACCGCCATCACGTCCTGCTCCtcgccgtgggcggcggctccGTTCTCGTGGCTCATCTCCGGACCCCGCCTGCCTGAACGAACTGGAACGCTGCGGCGCGGCAGCTAGCTGGGTCGCCCGACGCCGCTCGTCGTCTCACGTCGTGCCCGGGCAAACGTTGGAGGTGAGGGGTGATGGGAATGGGATACGGCAAGCACTCGAGCGGCCAGCGCGCATAAATAGGGGAGGAGCGGGCGCCGCGCCGGAGCGGTGGCGTGCGTGGTGGTTCCTTGGTGCTTGGGTGGTGGGGGAGGGGTGGGGCCCCCGTCGACGCGGCTGGGGCGCAGGCGGCACGTGGGGAGTCCGCGGCGACGGTGCCGGACTGCCGATGCGGTGCCGCGCTGGCGTCGCGTCGGAAGCTTCCTCTTCGTCGCGTCGCGAGTTGTTTGGCTGCAGCTCCGGCGATCTGACAGGACTCTCCCTCCGGTCCCAGATCGCTTCGGCTCGTCCAAGTCACGCCGTGGATAAGCAGGGTTCGCTTCGGCTCGTCCAAGTCACGCCATGGATAAGCAGGGTTCGGCCCCAAGCCAGAACGCGTGTTCCACCTGAATGCGAATCGCGAAAGCCAGCATTTGAAAACCCAAAGCTGGCTCTGCAAAGTGTTCGTAACCGCATGTCAAAGGAAAAGGATAAAGACGGGCTCGCATCCGATCTGTTCAAAGCCTTTTTGAGAACTGAGATCGTGCTGCACATGTCCATGGCACGACACTCGTATACACTAGAAAACACACCATCAATATCTTATTAAGAAAATACTAGTGGTTGAAACAGACTTCAAGGAAGCCTTCATCTTGTGGCAGGACCAGTGTCCATCATTTCCACCATCTCAAACGCAGCGCTACGCTGACTAGCATTAGCAGTGTTCGCATTTGTGCTGTAATTCGAGTTGAGATCGCCGCTGTTGCCAGTGTCAACACCTGCACGGGCTTCTTCTAGCACCAGGCACTCCTGCAGCTGCGCAACCACGTCGGTCATGGTAGGCCGCTCCGTCGAAGTGGGTGCAGTGCAGTCACGAGCAACGTTAGCTGCCTTCCAGATGCTGTTGATGTCATGGTCGCCATTCATGCGCTCATCCACGACGCTCTCAATCTCGCCGCACCTCAAGCGCCGCGACGTCCATTGGATGATACTAATAAAATCCGGGGCAGGCAGAATTGCTGGCTTCCCCGTGATCAACTCCAGCAGCACCACGCCGAAGCTGAATACGTCACTCTTCCTTGTCAGTCGCATTGTGGCATGGTATCTGCATATCGGGGATAATATATTGAAACAGCcataaaaacaaaaggaaacatACACTAGCCTGCCACTTTGATGTTGAGACTAAGTGAGACAAACACATACTCTGGATCTAGGTATCCTCGCGTACCAACAACATTTTCTGTCGACACATAAGTACTGCACTTGTCAAGATTGAAAGCCTTTGAAATGCCAAAATCGGCGACCTTGGCCTCCAGCTTCTCGTTTAGTAGAATGTTGGCCGTCTTGACGTCCCTGTGAATGAGAGGCGGGTTGCAACCCTTATGTAGATACTCCAGCCCTGCGTATCATCATTCCATTTCTAGCAAAATCAAACCGTCAAACCCAAATTCTTTTTAGTCCACTGTGTTTGAAAGTTGTACCTTGTGCTGATTCCAGCGCTATTTGGACTCTCTGTCTCCATGTTAAATTTTGTTCTGGAGACATAAGAGTAGCACGAGAGAAATTAATATGAACAAAGGCACTTTAAATGGTGCCACAGACCATACTAAAAAATCATTATGAAGTTTTATCATGTACCGTATTCAAATTGACGTGCTAGAGTACAAAATCACATACTTACCTTTGATGTGATATTCGAGGTTTCCTTTAGACATGTACTCGTAGACAAGTGCCACGTGCTTCTCATCTTTGCAGTATCCGATCAAGGAAATGAGATTCTTATGATGAATCCTTGTTAAGATCTGAGCCTGAATATGCAAGATCCAGAGTCATCAGACTCCAAAGCATTGCAATTTTGTGATGCCAATTTAAATTTAGAAACATGAATTGTGcctgaagaaaaagaaatgctTACCTCCATGAGGAACTGCTCCATAACCTGTTTGGGCGATGACTTGGATGGCATCTTCACTGCCACCTGAGTGTCATCCTCCAAGGATCCATGGTAGACTTTCCCGAAGCCACCCTGGCCGATCACATTTCGGAAGTTTTTCGTGGCCATCTCCAGCTCCTTATAGGTGAACCGCCGGTTCTGGAGCTGCAGCGAACTGTGCGCGTCATCTGAAGGAGAGCAAAACTTCAATTTTGCGCTCAAGATTGGGAAGGGAAATAACTAGAGCAGACGATTGTTGAGTTCTTGTTACCTTTCCTTTTTCGCTTTAGCAAGAAAACAAGTACTATCACTGATACTACCAGCAAAGTCACAGCTACAGGAACAGCAATGTAGATGCCTAGCCTACTCTTCTCTTTGGTTGTCGTACATGAATCGCCATGGGTGCATAAGTTTGGGTTGTTGTCATATCTGCAAATAAATAGATAGACGAGGCAACAATTACTTTTAATCTAGTATCAAGCAGCCATGAGCTAAGCATTTCTGCTTGAACAAAAAGAGAACCAGGGAATGGACTTTATTTTTAAGACGCCATCTTGAATCTTTTTTCGAAGTCCAGGAGGAATTGATCCACTAAGGTTGTTACCCGTCAAATCACTGAAACAAATGAATTGCTTTTCATGTGAGTCAACTTGATGAAACAAAAGAGGATTTCTGTGAAAGCAAAGTGAAAACATTATTGAGAATGTGACAATCCCGTAATCTTACAGAGTTGTTAGTGAAGGTAACTGCGACAGCACGTCAGGAATTGTGCCTGTGAGATTGTTGTATGACAGGTTTCTGAAAGATATATACCAAGATGTTTATCTTATTTCCCTATAGTATTTagttaaaaataaatatatatttgtcTTATTTTACTAAGATGACATAATTAATAGATGGGAAAAATACATAATAATTGATCACAAACCCCACACTTACATGTATTGGACGGCTGTGAGATTTGCGAAGGTAGGTGATATGTCGCCGTTCAGACTGCTGAAAGACatgtttctgcaaaataaatacCCAGTAGTTCAATTAATTAGACAAAatccacaaacaaatagtttttTCAGTTTCCATTTAAGCAAGTACCTGCTTAAATCAAGACTACTTACACGCTGGTAATTCTTGGACGAGCAGAAATGGCAGACCTGCATCTTAACCCAGTCCATG containing:
- the LOC120665351 gene encoding fructose-1,6-bisphosphatase, cytosolic-like isoform X2; translation: MDHAAEAQRTDLMTITRHVLNEQGRHPESRGDFTILLSHIVLGCKFVASAVNKAGLAKLVGLAGETNVQGEEQKKLDVLSNEVFVKALVSSGRTCVLVSEENEEAIFVDPALRGKYCVCFDPLDGSSNIDCGVSIGTIFGIYMIKDKDNVTLGDVLQPGTNMLAAGYCMYGSSCTLVLSTGNGVNGFTLDPSLGEFILTHPNIKIPKKGKIYSVNEGNAKNWDVPTEKYVEKCKFPQDGSSPKSLRYIGSMVADVHRTLLYGGIFLYPADQKSPNGKLRVLYEVFPMSFLMEQAGGQAFTGKQRALELAPTKLHDRSPIFLGSYDDVEEIKALYASESSTA
- the LOC120665351 gene encoding fructose-1,6-bisphosphatase, cytosolic-like isoform X1, translated to MDHAAEAQRTDLMTITRHVLNEQGRHPESRGDFTILLSHIVLGCKFVASAVNKAGLAKLVGLAGETNVQGEEQKKLDVLSNEVFVKALVSSGRTCVLVSEENEEAIFVDPALRGKSLLRYCVCFDPLDGSSNIDCGVSIGTIFGIYMIKDKDNVTLGDVLQPGTNMLAAGYCMYGSSCTLVLSTGNGVNGFTLDPSLGEFILTHPNIKIPKKGKIYSVNEGNAKNWDVPTEKYVEKCKFPQDGSSPKSLRYIGSMVADVHRTLLYGGIFLYPADQKSPNGKLRVLYEVFPMSFLMEQAGGQAFTGKQRALELAPTKLHDRSPIFLGSYDDVEEIKALYASESSTA
- the LOC120665353 gene encoding soluble inorganic pyrophosphatase-like translates to MSHENGAAAHGEEQDVMAVEPKRRAPRLNERILSSLSRRSVAAHPWHDLEIGPEAPAVFNVVVEITKGSKVKYELDKKTGLIKVDRVLYSSVVYPHNYGFIPRSLCEDNDPMDVLVLMQEPVLPGAFLRARAIGLMPMIDQGEKDDKIIAVCADDPEYRHYNDISELSPHRLQEIRRFFEDYKKNENKEVAVNEFLPAEAAREAIQYSMDLYGQYIMQTLRR
- the LOC120665352 gene encoding probable LRR receptor-like serine/threonine-protein kinase PAM74 isoform X2, coding for MIFECRMRRAGMVCLGSTTRTMKNPWAPAAACAASSMAQESSGENMDRSKPRALATGRSWWLLPLLLYLAAIAPAGLLQARAQPDSNGFITLDCGLPGPSYVDGTTNLTYHPDDAFTDAGEKHNISQTEYKMLFGSLRSFPDGKRNCYTLQSLTAGNKYLIRANFMYGNYDGLNKPPDFDLYIGVNFWQTVDGWTQEGAALTWEAIVTVPDNFVQVCLVKTSDTTPFISGLELRPLKSSMYPQVNATQGLSFLRRYNLGVTDNYVRNMSFSSLNGDISPTFANLTAVQYINLSYNNLTGTIPDVLSQLPSLTTLDLTGNNLSGSIPPGLRKKIQDGVLKIKYDNNPNLCTHGDSCTTTKEKSRLGIYIAVPVAVTLLVVSVIVLVFLLKRKRKDDAHSSLQLQNRRFTYKELEMATKNFRNVIGQGGFGKVYHGSLEDDTQVAVKMPSKSSPKQVMEQFLMEAQILTRIHHKNLISLIGYCKDEKHVALVYEYMSKGNLEYHIKEQNLTWRQRVQIALESAQGLEYLHKGCNPPLIHRDVKTANILLNEKLEAKVADFGISKAFNLDKCSTYVSTENVVGTRGYLDPEYHATMRLTRKSDVFSFGVVLLELITGKPAILPAPDFISIIQWTSRRLRCGEIESVVDERMNGDHDINSIWKAANVARDCTAPTSTERPTMTDVVAQLQECLVLEEARAGVDTGNSGDLNSNYSTNANTANASQRSAAFEMVEMMDTGPATR
- the LOC120665352 gene encoding putative leucine-rich repeat receptor-like protein kinase At2g19210 isoform X1, whose product is MIFECRMRRAGMVCLGSTTRTMKNPWAPAAACAASSMAQESSGENMDRSKPRALATGRSWWLLPLLLYLAAIAPAGLLQARAQPDSNGFITLDCGLPGPSYVDGTTNLTYHPDDAFTDAGEKHNISQTEYKMLFGSLRSFPDGKRNCYTLQSLTAGNKYLIRANFMYGNYDGLNKPPDFDLYIGVNFWQTVDGWTQEGAALTWEAIVTVPDNFVQVCLVKTSDTTPFISGLELRPLKSSMYPQVNATQGLSFLRRYNLGVTDNYVRYPDDPYDRVWFPQKIDETTVISTDKMVQNSDKDEFEVPSKVMQTAIISHNASDNIILGWSLTPDPPPPGCIFILYFSEIEPLPDKAVRQFYTKINDEVGQDYMPRYLQSGAIFNKNPQRGNGQYTATIKATASSTLPPIINAYELFFVISTAKFGTESQDVSAITAIKIKYRVTKNWTGDPCDSFTWTGLRCRSAISARPRITSVNMSFSSLNGDISPTFANLTAVQYINLSYNNLTGTIPDVLSQLPSLTTLDLTGNNLSGSIPPGLRKKIQDGVLKIKYDNNPNLCTHGDSCTTTKEKSRLGIYIAVPVAVTLLVVSVIVLVFLLKRKRKDDAHSSLQLQNRRFTYKELEMATKNFRNVIGQGGFGKVYHGSLEDDTQVAVKMPSKSSPKQVMEQFLMEAQILTRIHHKNLISLIGYCKDEKHVALVYEYMSKGNLEYHIKEQNLTWRQRVQIALESAQGLEYLHKGCNPPLIHRDVKTANILLNEKLEAKVADFGISKAFNLDKCSTYVSTENVVGTRGYLDPEYHATMRLTRKSDVFSFGVVLLELITGKPAILPAPDFISIIQWTSRRLRCGEIESVVDERMNGDHDINSIWKAANVARDCTAPTSTERPTMTDVVAQLQECLVLEEARAGVDTGNSGDLNSNYSTNANTANASQRSAAFEMVEMMDTGPATR